A genome region from Triticum aestivum cultivar Chinese Spring chromosome 2B, IWGSC CS RefSeq v2.1, whole genome shotgun sequence includes the following:
- the LOC123041969 gene encoding putative lipid-transfer protein DIR1, protein MAKAHALAAALLLVMSVSLAALEGVHGVCGMSNDEFKLCQPATAVNNPTDIPSAECCAALGKANLSCICRYKGIAGIWLRKYHIDTKRAMTLPGKCGLTMPNNCS, encoded by the exons ATGGCTAAGGCACATGCATTGGCTGCAGCATTGTTGCTTGTTATGTCGGTGTCCCTTGCCGCACTAGAGGGTGTTCATGGCGTTTGCGGCATGTCGAATGATGAATTCAAGCTTTGCCAGCCGGCAACGGCAGTGAATAACCCCACAGACAT TCCGTCGGCTGAGTGTTGTGCTGCGCTTGGGAAGGCCAACCTATCATGTATCTGCCGGTACAAAGGCATCGCTGGCATATGGCTGAGAAAGTACCACATCGACACAAAGCGCGCCATGACGCTGCCTGGCAAGTGTGGTCTCACCATGCCCAACAACTGCTCGTGA
- the LOC123039375 gene encoding osmotin-like protein, with protein sequence SSSSSLPHRSFPAPTHAWSGRIWARTSCVPTGGAGQLCCATGDYGGWLHCGGLGGVAPATLARVSLHHGGDNQSSYGVSIVDGFNMGMSVTPHEGRGNCPVLACRKDLTQTCPGELQVRAAAGGGVAACKSGCLAFGTDELCCHNAYNSPAACRPSKYSDFFKSECPQAFTYAHDNPSLTHQCSASCELKVIFYH encoded by the coding sequence tcctcctcctcctctctcccccacCGCTCCTTCCCGGCGCCCACCCACGCCTGGTCCGGCCGCATCTGGGCGCGCACCAGCTGCGTGCCCACCGGCGGGGCTGGGCAGCTCTGTTGCGCCACGGGCGACTACGGCGGGTGGCTCCATTGCGGGGGCCTCGGCGGCGTGGCGCCCGCCACGCTGGCACGGGTTTCCCTCCACCACGGCGGCGACAACCAGTCGTCCTATGGGGTGAGCATTGTGGACGGCTTCAACATGGGCATGTCAGTGACCCCGCATGAGGGCCGCGGTAACTGCCCCGTCCTCGCCTGCCGCAAGGACCTGACGCAGACCTGCCCCGGCGAGCTGCAGGTGCgcgcagcggcgggcggcggcgttgccGCATGCAAGAGCGGTTGCCTGGCGTTCGGCACCGACGAGCTGTGCTGCCACAACGCGTACAACAGCCCGGCCGCCTGCCGCCCCTCCAAGTACTCGGACTTCTTCAAGAGCGAGTGCCCGCAGGCCTTCACCTACGCCCACGACAACCCCTCCCTCACCCACCAGTGCTCCGCGTCATGCGAGCTCAAGGTCATCTTCTACCACTAG